A region from the Manihot esculenta cultivar AM560-2 chromosome 13, M.esculenta_v8, whole genome shotgun sequence genome encodes:
- the LOC110629255 gene encoding uncharacterized protein LOC110629255: MCKVFPTTLTGPARAWFNILEAGSIRSFEDLANVFISRFIAGVPANRKSSYLETIRQRRNESLREYVARFNMEALQIPELDEGRAVEAIQKGTTSPEFFDSLSRKPPTSLAELMKRAEKYIRQDDALMTSIFAKEAANKGKAPEERSPERHEKRQNKKPETYRQPWDRRDQRPFPPRVPEILTPLNASRAEVLMAVQNKELFQWPKPMKAKASQRYPDKYCQYHRTHGHDTNNYYQLISEIERLIKRGHLRNFVRKLEGERPQQNPTTERPRRTGVGPVNDGSSGTINMIVGGTGGRMSRKGRKRGRDGEGSSTEVMQVAEHSPTVISFSPEDAHGIQMPHDDTFVIEAIIHNYQVKKILVDDRSKVNLLPYRVFQQMRIPKEQLVRDQAPVMGIGGVPVPVEGKVKLALTLGEAPLARTHYAVFLVVKLPLNYNAILGRPVLYDFEVVTSIRYLAMKFPTEAGVEVVRGCQEEARAIYLATVSEPSSAGENFDSEVLKARDEKKEARTEPVEELETFPYQKQKQTSFSASMLA; the protein is encoded by the coding sequence atgtgcaaggtattccccacGACGCTCACAGGaccagcacgggcgtggttcaataTTTTGGAAGCTGGAAGTATCAGAAGCTTCGAGGACTTGGCCAATGTATTCATTAGTCGGTTCATAGCAGGAGTGCCGGCAAACAGAAAATCCAGTTACTTGGAAACAATCAGGCAAAGGAGGAACGAATCATTGAGGGAGTATGTAGCCCGTTTCAATatggaggccctgcagatcccCGAGCTAGATGAAGGCAGAGCAGTGGAAGCCATACAGAAAGGGACAACCTCCCCCGAGTTCTTCGACTCGTTGAGTAGAAAGCCCCCTACCTCGTTGGCAGAactgatgaagagggcagagaaatacataaggcaggatgatgccttgatgACGAGCATATTCGCCAAGGAGGCAGCAAACAAGGGAAAAGCCCCAGAAGAAAGGAGTCCGGAAAGACATGAGAAGAGGCAAAACAAAAAGCCTGAGACATACAGACAGCCCTGGGACCGGAGGGACCAAAGACCATTTCCTCCGCGAGTTCCAGAGATCCTGACCCCTCTCAATGCCTCCCgtgccgaagtgctcatggcagtccaaaACAAGGAGTTGTTCCAATGGCCGAAGCCCATGAAGGCTAAAGCAAGCCAGAGatatcctgacaaatactgccAGTACCATCGTACAcacggccatgacaccaataaTTATTACCAGCTGATCAGCGAAATTGAAAGGCTGATTAAAAGGGGACACCTCAGGAACTTTGTGAGAAAACTCGAAGGAGAAAGGCCTCAGCAGAATCCTACAACAGAAAGACCTCGGAGGACGGGAGTAGGACCGGTGAATGACGGCTCCAGTGGAACCATTAATATGATCGTCGGGGGAactggaggtcggatgagcaggaaaggaagaaaaaggggCCGAGATGGGGAGGGTAGCAGTACTGAAGTCATGCAAGTAGCAGAACATTCCCCAACGGTCATCTCTTTCTCCCCAGAAGATGCCCATGGCATTCAAATGCCTCACGATGACACCTTCGTTATCGAAGCCATCATTCACAACTACCAAGTCAAGAAGATCCTGGTTGACGACAGAAGCAAGGTGAACTTATTGCCATACAGGGTCTTCCAACAAATGAGAATCCCTAAAGAGCAGTTAGTTCGAGATCAGGCCCCGGTGATGGGAATCGGAGGAGTCCCGGTACCTGTGGAAGGAAAGGTGAAATTGGCACTGACCCTCGGAGAAGCACCCTTGGCTCGAACTCACTACGCAGTATTCTTGGTGGTAAAGCTTCCCTTGAACTACAACGCCATACTGGGAAGGCCGGTGCTGTATGATTTTGAGGTAGTGACCAGCATCAGATACCTGGCTATGAAGTTCCCAACCGAAGCAGGAGTGGAAGTAGTCAGAGGGTGTCAGGAAGAGGCGAGAGCAATATACCTGGCCACAGTGTCGGAACCGAGCTCAGCAGGGGAAAATTTTGACTCAGAAGTTCTAAAGGCCCGAGATGAGAAGAAAGAAGCCAGAACGGAACCAGTCGAAGAACTGGAAACCTTCCCCTATCAGAAACAGAAGCAGACAAGCTTTTCAGCCTCAATGCTGGCTTAA